One Streptomyces sp. P9-A2 DNA window includes the following coding sequences:
- a CDS encoding IS607 family transposase: MNLTEWARAQGIAPRTAYRWFREGTLPVPAERVGPRTILVNIDANTSPSATGGVGLYARVSSHDQKADLERQTARLSAWAAKAGHQVVRVESEIASGMNGARTKARRLLADPKVTTVVVEHKDRLGRMNVELVEAALSATGRRLVVLGDGEVEDDLVRDMVEVLTSFCARLYGRRSAKNRAEKALEAAAADE; encoded by the coding sequence ATGAACCTGACGGAATGGGCGCGCGCACAGGGAATCGCCCCGCGTACCGCGTATCGCTGGTTCCGTGAGGGCACGTTGCCGGTCCCTGCGGAGCGAGTGGGGCCGCGCACGATCCTGGTCAACATCGACGCGAACACCTCACCCTCGGCGACAGGTGGTGTGGGCCTGTATGCCCGCGTCTCCTCTCACGATCAGAAGGCCGACCTGGAGCGGCAGACCGCCCGCTTGTCGGCGTGGGCCGCAAAGGCCGGACACCAGGTCGTCCGTGTCGAATCCGAGATCGCCTCGGGCATGAACGGCGCCCGTACCAAGGCGCGTCGCCTGCTGGCCGACCCGAAGGTGACCACCGTGGTGGTGGAACACAAGGACCGCCTCGGCCGCATGAACGTCGAACTCGTCGAAGCCGCACTGTCCGCCACTGGCCGCCGACTCGTTGTCCTCGGTGACGGCGAAGTCGAAGACGACCTGGTACGCGACATGGTGGAGGTACTGACCTCGTTCTGCGCCCGCTTGTACGGCCGCCGCAGTGCGAAGAACCGTGCCGAGAAGGCCCTGGAAGCGGCTGCCGCCGATGAGTAA
- a CDS encoding DNA-binding protein, translating to MRDAHRLEPISANLGGGTVLAAWERFVQGEDQVPGVRPLVAISWHRCREQYRVDPHLTEAPMAVAAPDRTPEHDVVFAELGFRAASVAHEVGNLGGIVTVADATGRILAEWGDQATLARAGDSHLAPWFCWSECAVGTNGMGTALEAHGPVPIRGAEHWCQAFHDWVCAGIAVRDVVTREPIAVLNICCWRSPLPASAESWLANAVTMTQHPLKRRARDSGAELVAAYTRARTRSGAALAAVDTAGKVVIADDTASMLLGVPASTPAVDPTLRWNAGLPELIAAARYATRQAARDPDWVGSTQIFAHLADEPTPISIRPVFSSGHLIGNLVSFGASDGAQLPRAEGPTPPRAQPRRLVATRDNRMVLLRLPEVSFAKSQGNDVWLSTDQGRLRAASPSLDKLDGELADVGFLRVHRRYVVNLSRIREIERGPKGELSLVMDDRTNEMVPVSRRNAPAVRRALDL from the coding sequence ATGAGGGATGCACATCGGCTCGAGCCCATCTCGGCGAACCTGGGCGGCGGCACCGTGCTCGCGGCGTGGGAACGGTTCGTGCAGGGCGAGGACCAGGTCCCGGGTGTCCGGCCCCTGGTGGCGATCTCCTGGCATCGCTGCCGGGAGCAGTACCGGGTCGATCCTCACCTCACAGAGGCTCCGATGGCCGTCGCGGCGCCCGACCGTACGCCCGAGCACGATGTCGTATTCGCTGAGCTGGGTTTTCGTGCCGCCTCCGTGGCACACGAAGTGGGCAACCTCGGTGGCATCGTCACCGTCGCCGATGCCACCGGCCGGATCCTGGCCGAGTGGGGTGACCAGGCCACGCTCGCCAGAGCCGGCGACTCCCATCTGGCGCCCTGGTTCTGCTGGTCCGAGTGTGCGGTCGGCACGAACGGCATGGGCACGGCGCTCGAGGCGCACGGCCCGGTACCGATCAGGGGCGCGGAGCACTGGTGCCAGGCGTTCCACGACTGGGTCTGCGCGGGCATCGCGGTGCGCGACGTGGTGACCAGGGAACCGATCGCGGTCCTGAACATCTGCTGCTGGCGCAGCCCGCTTCCCGCGTCCGCGGAAAGCTGGCTGGCGAACGCGGTCACCATGACCCAGCACCCGCTGAAGAGGCGCGCCCGGGACAGCGGCGCCGAGTTGGTGGCGGCCTACACCCGGGCCAGGACACGCTCCGGTGCGGCGCTCGCCGCGGTGGACACCGCGGGCAAGGTGGTGATAGCCGACGACACGGCAAGCATGCTCCTGGGCGTCCCGGCATCGACCCCGGCGGTCGATCCCACGCTGCGATGGAACGCCGGACTGCCGGAATTGATAGCGGCCGCCCGGTATGCGACCAGGCAGGCGGCCCGCGACCCCGACTGGGTCGGCTCGACGCAGATCTTCGCCCACCTCGCGGACGAACCGACACCGATCAGCATCCGACCCGTCTTCTCGTCAGGACACCTGATCGGGAACCTGGTCTCGTTCGGTGCCTCCGACGGGGCGCAGTTGCCCCGGGCGGAGGGGCCCACGCCCCCTCGGGCGCAGCCCCGCCGACTGGTCGCGACGCGCGACAACCGGATGGTGCTGCTGCGGCTGCCGGAAGTCTCCTTCGCGAAATCGCAGGGAAACGACGTGTGGCTCTCCACCGATCAGGGGCGATTGCGAGCCGCTTCTCCGAGCCTGGACAAGCTCGACGGTGAGCTGGCGGATGTCGGCTTCCTGCGGGTGCACCGCCGGTATGTGGTCAACCTCAGCCGCATCCGGGAGATCGAGCGCGGCCCCAAGGGCGAGCTGTCTCTGGTCATGGATGACCGGACGAACGAGATGGTGCCGGTTTCCCGGCGAAACGCGCCGGCCGTGCGTCGCGCGCTGGACCTCTGA
- the katG gene encoding catalase/peroxidase HPI produces MGGASNRDWWPNQLDLRILRKHLAMADPMGEDFDYAAEFRTLDLDALARDVDEVLTTSQEWWPADFGHYGPLMIRMVWHCAGTYRIDDGRGGAGAGMQRFAPLNSWPDNRNLDKARRLLWPVKKKYGRKISWADLMVFAGNRALETMGFTTFGFAGGRADVWEPDEDVYWGPERAWLGDERHSGVRKLESPLAADQMGLIYVNPEGPNTVPDPLTAARDIRETHRRMGMNDEETVALIAGGHTFGKTHGAADPDAHLGPEPEGAPLEEQGLGWKSGYGTGKGADAVSSGLEGTWTPTPTRWDNSFFETLFGYEWDLELSPAGLWQWIPRDGGGAGTVPDAHDPSTTHAPTILTTDLALRLDPVYEPISRRFLENPDQLADAFARAWFKLTHLDMGPIRRYLGPLVPRETLRWQDPVPAVDHELVGVAEIAALKSRILASGLSVSRLVSTAWASASTFRVSDKRGGANGARIRLDPQRGWEVNEPDTLAQVLRALEGIQESFTSSHTGDKKISLADLIVLGGAAAVERAARTAGHDVRVPFTPGRTDATQEWTDAESFAPLEPTADGFRNYLGTGDRLPPEHLLVDRANLLNLSAPEMTVLVGGLRVLGANHRQSPLGVFTSAPESLTNDFFVNLLDTGTEWKPTSAAAETFEGRDRAGGEVKWTGSRVDLVFGSNSELRAVAEVYASDDAREKFVRDFVAAWDKVMNLDRYDLA; encoded by the coding sequence ATCGGGGGCGCGAGCAACCGCGACTGGTGGCCGAACCAGCTCGACCTGAGGATCCTCCGGAAACACCTCGCCATGGCCGACCCCATGGGCGAGGACTTCGACTACGCCGCGGAGTTCCGGACGCTCGACCTCGACGCCCTGGCGCGGGACGTCGACGAGGTGCTCACGACGTCGCAGGAATGGTGGCCGGCCGACTTCGGCCACTACGGGCCGCTCATGATCCGGATGGTGTGGCATTGCGCCGGGACGTACCGCATCGACGACGGCCGCGGTGGCGCGGGCGCCGGCATGCAGCGTTTCGCGCCGCTGAACAGCTGGCCGGACAATCGCAACCTCGACAAGGCGCGCCGGCTGCTCTGGCCGGTGAAGAAGAAGTACGGCCGCAAGATCTCCTGGGCCGACCTGATGGTCTTCGCGGGCAACCGCGCCCTGGAGACGATGGGCTTCACGACCTTCGGCTTCGCCGGCGGCCGGGCGGACGTCTGGGAGCCCGACGAAGACGTGTACTGGGGTCCCGAGCGCGCCTGGCTCGGCGACGAACGCCACAGCGGCGTCCGGAAGCTGGAGAGCCCTCTGGCCGCCGACCAGATGGGCCTCATCTACGTCAACCCGGAGGGACCGAACACCGTCCCGGACCCGCTCACCGCGGCCCGGGACATCCGCGAGACGCACCGGCGCATGGGGATGAACGACGAGGAGACCGTCGCGCTGATCGCGGGCGGCCACACGTTCGGCAAGACCCACGGCGCGGCCGACCCGGACGCCCACCTCGGCCCCGAACCCGAGGGCGCCCCCCTCGAGGAGCAGGGCCTGGGCTGGAAGAGCGGCTACGGCACCGGAAAGGGCGCGGACGCCGTCTCCAGCGGGCTCGAGGGTACGTGGACACCCACCCCGACGAGATGGGACAACAGTTTCTTCGAGACGCTGTTCGGCTACGAGTGGGACCTGGAGCTGAGCCCCGCCGGTCTGTGGCAGTGGATCCCGAGGGACGGCGGCGGGGCCGGTACCGTGCCGGACGCCCACGACCCCTCGACGACACACGCCCCGACGATTCTGACGACGGACCTCGCGCTGCGGTTGGACCCGGTCTACGAGCCGATCTCGCGGCGCTTCCTGGAGAACCCGGACCAGCTCGCGGATGCGTTCGCCCGGGCCTGGTTCAAGCTGACGCACCTCGACATGGGCCCGATCCGGCGCTACCTCGGACCGCTGGTCCCCCGGGAGACGCTGCGCTGGCAGGACCCGGTGCCCGCCGTGGACCACGAGCTCGTCGGGGTGGCGGAGATCGCCGCGCTCAAGAGCCGGATCCTCGCCTCCGGGCTGTCGGTCTCCCGGCTCGTCTCGACCGCGTGGGCGTCGGCCTCGACGTTCCGCGTCAGCGACAAGCGGGGCGGGGCGAACGGCGCGCGCATCCGCCTCGATCCGCAGCGGGGCTGGGAGGTCAACGAGCCCGACACGCTGGCACAGGTGCTGCGCGCCTTGGAGGGGATCCAGGAGTCCTTCACCAGCTCCCATACCGGGGACAAGAAGATCTCGCTGGCCGACCTCATCGTGCTCGGCGGAGCCGCCGCCGTCGAGCGGGCCGCCAGGACCGCGGGCCACGACGTCCGGGTCCCCTTCACTCCGGGACGCACGGACGCCACGCAGGAGTGGACCGATGCGGAGTCCTTCGCCCCGCTCGAGCCGACCGCGGACGGGTTCCGCAACTACCTCGGCACGGGCGACCGGCTGCCGCCGGAACACCTGCTGGTCGACCGCGCGAACCTGCTGAACCTGAGCGCGCCCGAGATGACCGTCCTCGTGGGCGGCCTGCGGGTGCTGGGCGCCAATCACCGGCAGTCGCCGCTGGGCGTCTTCACCTCGGCGCCCGAGTCGCTGACCAACGACTTCTTCGTGAATCTGCTCGACACGGGCACGGAATGGAAGCCGACATCCGCGGCCGCGGAAACCTTCGAGGGTCGCGACCGCGCCGGCGGCGAGGTCAAGTGGACCGGTAGCCGCGTCGACCTCGTCTTCGGCTCGAACTCCGAACTGCGTGCCGTCGCGGAGGTCTACGCGAGCGACGACGCACGGGAGAAGTTCGTGCGGGACTTCGTCGCCGCGTGGGACAAGGTCATGAACCTCGATCGGTACGACCTCGCTTGA
- a CDS encoding MSMEG_3727 family PQQ-associated protein: protein MTTAQERVDLLNKIGLAAQNKAALGQVLGTGSIGQATEGSDGRMQATIRINPDELTWDPSILVMPHGGDIELELVNDDLNTHCALLPSNGDRKFIWLVNHSRGRATLNLDGPGYYWFSSPTGNDEGRGLTGAIVVMGDAPPEARLDRPEQPRP from the coding sequence ATGACGACCGCGCAGGAGCGAGTCGACCTGCTGAACAAGATCGGGTTGGCCGCACAGAACAAAGCAGCACTGGGTCAAGTGCTGGGAACCGGAAGCATTGGGCAGGCCACCGAGGGATCGGACGGCCGCATGCAAGCCACCATTCGCATCAATCCGGATGAGCTGACCTGGGATCCCTCCATTCTGGTCATGCCCCATGGAGGCGATATCGAGCTCGAGCTCGTCAATGACGACCTGAACACGCACTGCGCGCTCCTGCCGAGCAATGGCGACCGGAAGTTCATCTGGTTGGTGAACCATTCGCGAGGACGGGCGACCCTCAACCTCGACGGGCCGGGCTACTACTGGTTCAGCTCGCCCACGGGCAACGACGAGGGCCGGGGGCTGACCGGGGCCATCGTCGTCATGGGGGACGCTCCGCCGGAGGCTCGCCTCGACCGCCCCGAACAGCCTCGGCCGTAG
- a CDS encoding PQQ-dependent dehydrogenase, methanol/ethanol family — protein sequence MTVAYVDAGEAVDQGNLSGKVAGGEVAPPVVAGVDYERILNAREEPQNWLTYYGAYDGQRYSPLDQINTENVKRIGPAWVFQAGTTGLIAGASTYSFEAAPIVVDGVMFLSGWDGWVWALDAKTGVEIWRYKHAVPFDVSLCCGNVNRGVAVAQGKVFFVTANARVLALDATTGKRIWDRTYGDVRAAESATVAPLVVKNMLIVGSSGGEFGVRGHLDAFDLETGEHQWRCYTVPKPGEPGSETWPAEGEAWARGGANCWVTGTFDPETNLLYVGTGNPAPDFDGGVREGDNLFTDSVIAVDVDSGQIRWHYQCTPHDLWDYDSIAECILFEQGGRKLLGHFDKNGYFFVLDRTNGERVRITPFVDRITWGAITRDGQVTAKVYPDKEGEPVHFYPGPAGAKEWTHAAYSPKTELFYVPVQDTGATATRRRREFKESIPYWGAGVQVDIEDMAGSISAFDADGEEKWRWRNELPMCASVLATGGDLVFAGEPSGEFNALDARTGELLWQFQCGSGHHSNPTTYVVDGRQYIAVPVGWGGWAEGFLPGMLGAGHGSALMVFALPESS from the coding sequence ATGACTGTTGCATACGTGGACGCGGGTGAGGCTGTCGACCAGGGAAACCTGAGCGGCAAGGTCGCGGGCGGGGAGGTCGCGCCGCCGGTAGTGGCCGGCGTCGACTACGAGCGCATACTCAATGCCCGCGAGGAACCCCAGAACTGGCTCACCTACTACGGCGCCTACGACGGGCAGCGGTACAGCCCGCTGGACCAGATCAACACGGAGAACGTCAAGCGCATCGGCCCCGCCTGGGTCTTCCAGGCCGGCACGACCGGCCTGATCGCGGGCGCGTCGACCTACTCGTTCGAGGCCGCCCCGATCGTCGTCGACGGGGTCATGTTCCTCTCCGGCTGGGACGGCTGGGTCTGGGCCCTTGACGCGAAGACGGGTGTGGAGATCTGGCGGTACAAGCATGCGGTCCCCTTCGACGTGTCCTTGTGCTGCGGGAACGTGAACCGTGGGGTCGCCGTGGCTCAGGGGAAGGTCTTCTTCGTCACGGCGAATGCTCGTGTGCTCGCGCTCGACGCCACCACCGGCAAGCGGATCTGGGACAGGACCTACGGAGACGTCCGGGCCGCGGAGAGCGCCACGGTCGCCCCGCTGGTCGTGAAGAACATGCTCATCGTCGGGAGTTCCGGCGGCGAGTTCGGCGTACGCGGTCACCTCGACGCGTTCGACCTCGAGACCGGCGAGCACCAGTGGCGCTGCTACACGGTGCCGAAGCCCGGGGAGCCCGGTTCGGAGACCTGGCCCGCCGAGGGCGAGGCCTGGGCACGGGGCGGGGCGAACTGCTGGGTCACCGGCACCTTCGACCCGGAGACGAACCTGCTGTACGTCGGCACCGGCAACCCGGCGCCCGACTTCGACGGAGGTGTCCGCGAGGGCGACAACCTCTTCACCGACAGCGTCATCGCCGTCGACGTGGACAGCGGCCAGATCCGCTGGCACTACCAGTGCACCCCGCACGACCTGTGGGACTACGACAGCATCGCCGAGTGCATCCTGTTCGAGCAGGGCGGGCGCAAACTGCTCGGGCACTTCGACAAGAACGGCTACTTCTTCGTCCTCGATCGCACGAACGGCGAGAGGGTCCGGATCACCCCCTTCGTGGACCGCATCACCTGGGGGGCGATCACGAGGGACGGCCAGGTGACGGCCAAGGTGTACCCGGACAAGGAGGGAGAACCGGTCCACTTCTACCCGGGTCCGGCCGGCGCCAAGGAATGGACCCATGCGGCCTACAGCCCGAAGACCGAGCTCTTCTACGTCCCCGTCCAGGACACCGGCGCCACGGCCACCCGGCGGCGCCGGGAGTTCAAGGAGAGCATTCCGTACTGGGGCGCGGGCGTTCAGGTGGACATCGAGGACATGGCGGGGTCCATCAGCGCGTTCGACGCCGACGGCGAGGAGAAGTGGCGCTGGCGCAACGAACTCCCGATGTGCGCCTCGGTGCTGGCCACCGGCGGTGACCTGGTGTTCGCCGGGGAGCCCTCCGGGGAGTTCAACGCGCTCGACGCCCGCACCGGGGAGCTGCTGTGGCAGTTCCAGTGCGGAAGCGGCCACCACAGCAACCCGACCACCTACGTGGTCGACGGCAGGCAGTACATCGCCGTGCCGGTCGGTTGGGGCGGATGGGCCGAGGGGTTCCTCCCCGGCATGCTCGGCGCGGGGCACGGAAGCGCCCTGATGGTCTTCGCCCTCCCTGAGTCGTCGTAG
- the pqqA gene encoding pyrroloquinoline quinone precursor peptide PqqA — MESQLAVWETPEFDEIGVAAEVTMYVARLEDE, encoded by the coding sequence ATGGAGTCCCAGCTCGCTGTGTGGGAGACCCCCGAGTTCGACGAGATCGGAGTCGCGGCCGAGGTGACCATGTACGTGGCTCGGTTGGAGGACGAGTGA
- the pqqB gene encoding pyrroloquinoline quinone biosynthesis protein PqqB: protein MLLRVLGSAAGGGSPQWNCGCPVCAAVRSRAGLARTQSSVAVSAEGRRWFLINASPDVRTQIEAFPGLHPHADRTTPLEAVLLTDAELDHTLGLLLLREARALRLYATPAVRETLCTGSGILRTLERYCPVEWRAVSPGTDLALADGLSCRAFDVPTVKRDRFGAGVDHGRVVGYRLTDERSGGTLVYLPGVQSLTPALRVEIKGCACLLIDGTCWRDDELVRLGLAGRTSREMGHLPIDGPDGSLAQLPSLGVGRTVFVHMNNTNPILLEDTPERRTVEESGMEVAMDGLEIQV, encoded by the coding sequence GTGTTGCTGCGGGTGCTGGGCTCGGCGGCGGGGGGCGGCTCCCCGCAGTGGAACTGCGGGTGCCCGGTGTGCGCCGCGGTCCGCTCCCGGGCCGGCCTCGCGCGCACCCAGTCGTCGGTCGCGGTCAGCGCCGAGGGCCGCCGGTGGTTCCTCATCAACGCCTCGCCCGACGTCCGTACCCAGATCGAGGCCTTCCCCGGCCTGCACCCGCACGCCGACCGGACGACGCCGCTGGAGGCGGTGCTGCTCACCGACGCCGAGCTGGACCACACGCTGGGCCTGCTTCTGCTGCGCGAGGCCCGCGCCCTGCGGCTGTACGCCACACCGGCGGTGCGCGAGACCCTGTGTACCGGCTCGGGGATTCTGCGCACCCTCGAGCGCTACTGTCCGGTCGAGTGGCGGGCGGTGAGCCCCGGCACCGACCTCGCCCTGGCGGACGGGCTGTCCTGCCGAGCGTTCGACGTTCCCACCGTCAAGCGCGATCGGTTCGGAGCCGGGGTGGACCACGGCCGCGTCGTGGGCTACCGGCTGACCGACGAGCGCAGCGGGGGGACGCTGGTGTACCTGCCAGGGGTGCAATCGCTGACGCCGGCGCTGCGCGTGGAGATCAAGGGCTGTGCATGCCTGCTGATCGACGGGACCTGCTGGCGCGACGACGAGCTCGTACGGCTCGGCCTGGCCGGCAGGACGTCCCGGGAGATGGGCCACCTGCCCATCGACGGCCCGGACGGCAGCCTGGCGCAGCTCCCGTCGCTGGGCGTGGGGCGGACGGTCTTCGTGCACATGAACAACACCAACCCGATCCTCCTGGAGGACACGCCCGAGCGACGTACCGTGGAGGAGAGCGGCATGGAAGTGGCCATGGACGGCCTTGAGATCCAGGTGTAG
- the pqqC gene encoding pyrroloquinoline-quinone synthase PqqC, which produces MTTTTTGTSADGFVETLRSHSRQYHDQHPFHVRMNAGRLSRRQIRGWVANRFYYQENIPRKDAAILSNCPDLEVRRRWIRRIVDHDGTAAGEGGIEAWLRLGEAAGLTREEVQGHRRLVPGARFAVDAYVNFARTRPWVEAVASSLTELFAPDLMAARLAAFERWYPWIDPEGLAYFRARLEQAPRDCEHALEVVTAHCLSAESQARAVDALSFKCDVLWSLMDAVDQAYPE; this is translated from the coding sequence ATGACGACAACCACCACGGGAACCAGTGCCGACGGCTTCGTCGAGACGTTGCGGTCCCACTCGCGCCAGTACCACGACCAGCACCCGTTCCACGTCCGGATGAACGCCGGCCGGCTGAGCCGCCGGCAGATCCGGGGCTGGGTGGCCAACCGCTTCTACTACCAGGAGAACATCCCCCGCAAGGACGCCGCGATCCTTTCCAACTGCCCCGACCTCGAGGTCCGCCGCCGCTGGATCCGACGGATCGTCGACCACGACGGTACCGCCGCCGGCGAGGGTGGTATCGAGGCGTGGCTGCGCCTCGGCGAGGCCGCCGGGCTGACCCGCGAGGAGGTCCAAGGCCACCGGCGCCTGGTACCCGGGGCGCGGTTCGCCGTCGACGCCTACGTGAACTTCGCCCGGACCCGCCCGTGGGTGGAGGCGGTGGCGTCCTCGCTCACCGAGCTGTTCGCGCCCGACCTGATGGCGGCGCGGCTGGCCGCGTTCGAGCGGTGGTACCCGTGGATCGACCCCGAGGGCCTCGCCTACTTCCGCGCCCGCCTGGAACAGGCCCCCCGCGACTGCGAGCACGCCCTCGAGGTGGTCACCGCGCACTGCCTCTCCGCCGAGTCCCAGGCGCGCGCCGTCGACGCGCTGTCGTTCAAGTGCGACGTCCTGTGGAGCCTGATGGACGCCGTCGACCAGGCCTACCCGGAGTGA
- the pqqD gene encoding pyrroloquinoline quinone biosynthesis peptide chaperone PqqD: protein MDPTPTGTPQTGTITRPGVGVSGSDRPRLARHVRLTFCRTRQRQILQLPETVVVLNGSGADILELCDGRHTVAEIVAELGARYRTVPDDEVRQFLTRLVARRWVELSDG, encoded by the coding sequence ATGGACCCGACCCCTACCGGAACGCCCCAGACCGGGACCATCACCCGACCCGGCGTCGGGGTGTCCGGCTCAGACCGGCCCCGGTTGGCGCGCCATGTCCGGCTGACCTTCTGCCGGACCAGGCAGCGTCAGATCCTGCAGCTCCCCGAGACGGTGGTGGTTCTGAACGGCAGCGGCGCGGACATCCTCGAGCTGTGCGACGGGCGGCACACCGTGGCCGAGATCGTGGCCGAGCTGGGCGCGCGCTACCGGACCGTCCCCGACGACGAGGTGCGGCAGTTCCTGACCCGGCTCGTCGCCCGGCGCTGGGTGGAGCTCTCCGATGGATAG
- the pqqE gene encoding pyrroloquinoline quinone biosynthesis protein PqqE, with amino-acid sequence MDSPFGLLAELTYRCPLACPYCSNPLNLAGYQDELATDEWRRVLVEAGELGVLQCHLSGGEPLLRRDLVEIVAAAHDLGLYTNLITSALGLSRPRAEQLRAAGLDHVQISIQSDDPTLSDRIAGTPSFQRKIEAMGVVKELGWPLTMNVVLHRLNIDRVADVLGLAEEVGADRVELANTQYYGWAWRNRDALLPSRAQLEAAEAVVRAARERLRDRMDVIYVLPDYYSRYPKPCMGGWASRQLTVTPNGDVLPCPAAHSLPLPRASVREDSLERIWAESPVMTAFRGTDWMPEPCRSCPRRELDFGGCRCQAFLLTGDAARTDPVCHLSPDHDLVARAVEAANADSRADDLPLIPRPHRVRRPALHPGGEGRPAPRVE; translated from the coding sequence ATGGATAGCCCGTTCGGGTTGCTCGCCGAGCTCACCTACCGCTGCCCGCTGGCCTGCCCGTACTGCTCCAACCCGCTGAACCTGGCCGGCTACCAGGACGAGCTGGCCACCGACGAGTGGCGGCGGGTGCTGGTCGAGGCCGGTGAGCTGGGGGTTCTGCAGTGCCACCTGTCCGGCGGGGAACCGCTGCTGCGGCGCGATCTGGTGGAGATCGTGGCGGCCGCCCACGACCTGGGCCTCTACACCAACCTCATCACCAGCGCCCTCGGGCTCTCGCGTCCGAGGGCCGAGCAGCTGCGGGCCGCCGGCCTGGACCATGTACAGATCAGCATCCAGTCCGACGATCCGACCCTGTCCGACCGGATCGCCGGGACCCCGTCCTTCCAACGCAAGATCGAGGCGATGGGCGTGGTCAAGGAGCTGGGCTGGCCGCTCACCATGAACGTGGTGCTGCACCGGCTCAACATCGACCGCGTCGCCGACGTGCTCGGGCTGGCCGAGGAGGTGGGCGCCGACCGGGTGGAGCTGGCCAACACCCAGTACTACGGCTGGGCCTGGCGAAACCGTGACGCGCTGCTGCCGAGCCGGGCCCAACTCGAGGCGGCCGAGGCCGTGGTGCGGGCCGCCCGCGAGCGGTTGCGGGACCGCATGGACGTCATCTACGTCCTCCCCGACTACTACAGCCGCTATCCGAAGCCCTGCATGGGCGGCTGGGCCTCCCGGCAGCTGACCGTGACGCCGAACGGCGACGTCCTGCCCTGCCCCGCCGCTCATTCCCTGCCGTTGCCGCGGGCCAGCGTGCGGGAGGACTCGCTGGAGCGGATCTGGGCCGAGTCCCCGGTGATGACCGCGTTCCGGGGGACGGACTGGATGCCGGAACCCTGTCGGAGCTGCCCCCGGCGGGAGCTGGACTTCGGAGGGTGCCGCTGCCAGGCGTTCCTGCTCACCGGCGACGCCGCCCGCACCGACCCGGTCTGCCACCTGTCCCCCGACCACGACCTGGTCGCCCGGGCGGTCGAGGCCGCCAACGCCGACTCGCGGGCCGACGATCTTCCGCTGATCCCCCGCCCGCACCGGGTTCGCCGGCCGGCCCTCCACCCGGGTGGAGAGGGCCGACCCGCTCCCAGGGTTGAGTGA
- a CDS encoding manganese efflux pump MntP yields the protein MIWEILVLGFVLSLDNFRVSIALGTVPFGLKRAMQVALTFGLWDAIMPLAGLLIGRRIGESVGGVAELVGAAALGGYGLYLVISALRNPEPDELDHPWALFGIPLTLSLDNLVAGASLGILGLSPWFSAAVFGVMTAVMSLIGLRLGRAAARLIRIRSDLLSGITLIIAAVALPFVFG from the coding sequence ATGATCTGGGAAATACTGGTCCTGGGTTTCGTACTCAGTCTTGACAATTTCCGGGTATCGATCGCGCTCGGCACCGTCCCGTTCGGTCTGAAGCGCGCGATGCAGGTCGCACTGACCTTCGGGCTGTGGGACGCGATCATGCCCCTGGCCGGGCTGTTGATCGGTCGCCGGATCGGGGAGTCCGTCGGGGGCGTCGCCGAGCTGGTGGGCGCGGCCGCGCTCGGCGGGTACGGTCTGTACCTCGTCATCTCGGCCCTTCGCAACCCCGAGCCGGACGAGTTGGACCACCCGTGGGCGCTGTTCGGCATCCCGTTGACGCTGAGCCTGGACAATCTGGTCGCCGGAGCGAGCCTGGGGATCCTCGGGCTCTCGCCGTGGTTCTCGGCCGCCGTCTTCGGTGTCATGACGGCGGTGATGTCGCTGATCGGGCTGAGGCTCGGGCGGGCCGCGGCGCGCCTCATCCGGATCCGCTCGGACCTGCTGAGCGGGATCACCTTGATCATCGCTGCTGTGGCGCTGCCGTTCGTGTTCGGCTAG
- a CDS encoding Uma2 family endonuclease — protein sequence MTAMAHEPLTQEDVLLEGFLALDTPEGFRAELIEGEIVVTPPPDGEHEHYINLLMKQVIRNSRIDMDYSGNKGLRLKSGGACPKDRVIPDGTFAPAELKLYLEADSWMPCEGVAMVLEVTSTRPRADRETKRRCYARGGIPLCLLVDREASSITLFSAPERDDYREVCTRPLGKPLPLPAPFDIDLDTADFL from the coding sequence ATGACTGCCATGGCCCACGAGCCGCTCACGCAGGAAGACGTCCTGCTGGAGGGTTTTCTCGCCCTGGACACCCCGGAAGGTTTCCGGGCGGAGCTGATCGAGGGGGAGATCGTCGTGACACCGCCACCGGACGGGGAGCACGAGCACTACATCAACCTGCTGATGAAGCAGGTGATCAGGAACTCCCGAATCGACATGGACTACTCCGGGAACAAGGGCCTCCGACTGAAGAGCGGTGGTGCCTGCCCGAAGGACCGCGTGATCCCGGACGGCACCTTCGCTCCTGCCGAACTGAAGCTCTACCTGGAAGCCGACTCATGGATGCCCTGCGAGGGGGTAGCGATGGTGCTGGAGGTGACGTCCACCAGGCCCCGGGCCGACCGCGAGACCAAACGCCGCTGCTACGCCCGAGGTGGCATCCCCCTCTGCCTCCTCGTCGACCGAGAGGCCTCCTCGATCACGCTGTTCAGCGCCCCCGAGCGGGACGACTACCGCGAGGTCTGCACCCGCCCCCTGGGCAAGCCCCTGCCCCTCCCGGCCCCCTTCGATATCGATCTGGACACCGCCGACTTCCTCTGA